In a genomic window of Erinaceus europaeus chromosome 12, mEriEur2.1, whole genome shotgun sequence:
- the IFRD2 gene encoding interferon-related developmental regulator 2 isoform X2, with protein sequence MPRARKGTASRKGGRRRGGGGQSSTRADSGSSEDEAASEARSTTSECPSLLSTTAEDGFGGDAVAEQGQREDLEERLKEHVDRLTDKSAKTRQGALESLRQALASRLLPDFLLDRSLTLADALEKCLKKGKGEEQALAAAVLGLLCVQLGPGPKGEEMFHSLQPLLISVLSDSTANPAARLHDLDSCLTCLEGVFSRSCGMSGSAAPVVPASLHGLLCAALQAWALLLTLCPSTHIIHILDRQLPRLPLLLSSDSVTLRMAAGETIALLFELARDLEEDFVYEDMEALCCALRGLATDSNKHRAKADRRRQRSTFRAVLHFVEGGEYEEETVRFGLEVLYVDSWARHRIYAAFKDVLGSGMHHHLQNNELLRDIFGLGPVLVLDATALKACKISRFEKHLYNAAAFKARTKARSRVRDKRADVL encoded by the exons ATGCCACGCGCCCGGAAGGGCACCGCGTCCCGCAAGGGCGGCCGGCGCCGTGGTGGGG GTGGCCAGAGCAGTACGCGGGCCGACTCGGGTTCCAGTGAGGATGAGGCAGCCAGTGAGGCCCGCAGCACCACCAGTGAATGCCCCAGCCTTCTGAGCACCACAGCGGAGGACGGCTTCG GGGGGGATGCCGTGGCTGAGCAGGGCCAGCGGGAAGACCTGGAGGAGAGGCTGAAGGAGCATGTGGACCGCCTCACAGACAAAAG TGCCAAGACCCGGCAAGGTGCTCTGGAGAGCCTGCGCCAGGCCCTGGCATCCCGCCTACTCCCGGACTTCCTGCTTGACCGCAGCCTAACACTAGCCGATGCCTTGGAAAAGTGCCTCAAAAAAG GGAAGGGCGAAGAACAGGCCCTGGCCGCTGCCGTGCTGGGCCTGCTCTGTGTGCAGCTGGGCCCTGGGCCCAAGGGCGAGGAGATGTTTCACAGCCTGCAGCCGCTGCTGATCTCCGTGCTCAGCGACAGCACAGCCAACCCTGCTGCCCGGCTCCAT GACCTGGACTCCTGCCTTACCTGCTTGGAAGGTGTTTTCAGCCGGTCCTGTGGCATGAGTGGCTCTGCAGCCCCGGTGGTCCCTGCCAGCCTGCATGGCCTGCTCTGTGCTGCCCTGCAGGCCTGGGCATTGCTACTCACCCTCTGTCCCAGCACCCACATCATTCACATCCTTGACAG ACAGCTGCCCCGGCTGCCTCTGCTCTTATCCAGTGACAGCGTGACCCTGCGGATGGCTGCCGGAGAGACCATTGCACTGCTCTTTGAGCTCGCCCGGGACCTTGAG GAGGACTTTGTGTACGAGGACATGGAGGCCCTCTGCTGTGCCCTGCGCGGCCTCGCCACTGACAGCAACAAGCACCGCGCCAAGGCTGACCGGCGGCGCCAGCGCTCAACCTTCCGTGCTGTGCTGCACTTCGTTGAG GGCGGCGAGTATGAGGAGGAGACAGTCCGCTTTGGGCTTGAGGTCCTCTATGTGGACAGCTGGGCTCGGCACCGGATCTATGCTGCGTTCAAGGACGTGCTGGGTTCAGGCATGCACCACCACCTCCAG AACAACGAGCTCCTCCGTGACATCTTTGGCCTGGGCCCTGTGCTGGTGCTGGATGCCACTGCCCTGAAAGCCTGCAAGATCTCACGCTTTGAGAAG CACCTGTACAATGCTGCTGCCTTCAAAGCCCGGACCAAGGCGCGCAGCCGTGTTCGGGACAAGAGGGCTGACGTACTGTGA
- the LSMEM2 gene encoding leucine-rich single-pass membrane protein 2, whose translation MGGGQAFPRLSKKATVSSILLPGASIGTLTVHYLPCQRRLKKKKKNSRSDLFTEPAPHCSPDTVAPTTTTNRALLAPNHVQEVRLHPVESISDLHSGGSLRPCLADEAQSWDEVLGMLPPSLCAQAGCSPAYGPRGFVLLLALLVLTCLALAILAVYLSVLQSESLRVLAHTLRSQEEVLLKLRLASLSQLRRLNSSEARAPS comes from the exons ATGGGAGGTGGCCAGGCCTTCCCCAGGCTCTCAAAGAAAGCCACTGTTAGCTCCATCCTGCTACCGGGTGCTAGCATCGGCACCCTGACCGTCCATTACCTGCCATGCCAGAGGAGACTCAAGAAG aaaaaaaaaaacagcaggagCGACTTGTTTACTGAACCAGCCCCACACTGTTCTCCAGACACTGTGGCACCAACGACGACCACGAACAGGGCACTTCTGGCTCCCAACCACGTGCAGGAGGTGCGCCTGCACCCAGTGGAGTCCATCAGTGACCTGCACAGTGGAG GTTCCCTGAGGCCCTGTCTGGCGGACGAAGCACAGTCATGGGATGAGGTGCTCGGCATGCTGCCACCCTCCCTGTGTGCTCAGGCTGGCTGCAGCCCTGCGTATGGGCCCCGGGGCTTCGTGCTGCTGTTGGCACTGCTGGTGCTTACCTGTTTGGCCCTTGCCATCCTGGCCGTCTACCTGAGCG TGCTGCAGAGTGAGTCCCTCCGCgtcctggcacacacactgcgCAGCCAGGAGGAAGTGCTGCTTAAGCTCCGGCTGGCCAGCCTCAGTCAGCTTCGGAGGCTCAACTCCAGTGAGGCCCGGGCACCGAGCTGA
- the IFRD2 gene encoding interferon-related developmental regulator 2 isoform X1 has protein sequence MPRARKGTASRKGGRRRGGGGQSSTRADSGSSEDEAASEARSTTSECPSLLSTTAEDGFGGDAVAEQGQREDLEERLKEHVDRLTDKSAKTRQGALESLRQALASRLLPDFLLDRSLTLADALEKCLKKGKGEEQALAAAVLGLLCVQLGPGPKGEEMFHSLQPLLISVLSDSTANPAARLHCASALGLGCYVAAADIQDLDSCLTCLEGVFSRSCGMSGSAAPVVPASLHGLLCAALQAWALLLTLCPSTHIIHILDRQLPRLPLLLSSDSVTLRMAAGETIALLFELARDLEEDFVYEDMEALCCALRGLATDSNKHRAKADRRRQRSTFRAVLHFVEGGEYEEETVRFGLEVLYVDSWARHRIYAAFKDVLGSGMHHHLQNNELLRDIFGLGPVLVLDATALKACKISRFEKHLYNAAAFKARTKARSRVRDKRADVL, from the exons ATGCCACGCGCCCGGAAGGGCACCGCGTCCCGCAAGGGCGGCCGGCGCCGTGGTGGGG GTGGCCAGAGCAGTACGCGGGCCGACTCGGGTTCCAGTGAGGATGAGGCAGCCAGTGAGGCCCGCAGCACCACCAGTGAATGCCCCAGCCTTCTGAGCACCACAGCGGAGGACGGCTTCG GGGGGGATGCCGTGGCTGAGCAGGGCCAGCGGGAAGACCTGGAGGAGAGGCTGAAGGAGCATGTGGACCGCCTCACAGACAAAAG TGCCAAGACCCGGCAAGGTGCTCTGGAGAGCCTGCGCCAGGCCCTGGCATCCCGCCTACTCCCGGACTTCCTGCTTGACCGCAGCCTAACACTAGCCGATGCCTTGGAAAAGTGCCTCAAAAAAG GGAAGGGCGAAGAACAGGCCCTGGCCGCTGCCGTGCTGGGCCTGCTCTGTGTGCAGCTGGGCCCTGGGCCCAAGGGCGAGGAGATGTTTCACAGCCTGCAGCCGCTGCTGATCTCCGTGCTCAGCGACAGCACAGCCAACCCTGCTGCCCGGCTCCAT TGTGCTTCTGCTCTGGGTTTGGGCTGCTATGTGGCTGCTGCTGATATCCAG GACCTGGACTCCTGCCTTACCTGCTTGGAAGGTGTTTTCAGCCGGTCCTGTGGCATGAGTGGCTCTGCAGCCCCGGTGGTCCCTGCCAGCCTGCATGGCCTGCTCTGTGCTGCCCTGCAGGCCTGGGCATTGCTACTCACCCTCTGTCCCAGCACCCACATCATTCACATCCTTGACAG ACAGCTGCCCCGGCTGCCTCTGCTCTTATCCAGTGACAGCGTGACCCTGCGGATGGCTGCCGGAGAGACCATTGCACTGCTCTTTGAGCTCGCCCGGGACCTTGAG GAGGACTTTGTGTACGAGGACATGGAGGCCCTCTGCTGTGCCCTGCGCGGCCTCGCCACTGACAGCAACAAGCACCGCGCCAAGGCTGACCGGCGGCGCCAGCGCTCAACCTTCCGTGCTGTGCTGCACTTCGTTGAG GGCGGCGAGTATGAGGAGGAGACAGTCCGCTTTGGGCTTGAGGTCCTCTATGTGGACAGCTGGGCTCGGCACCGGATCTATGCTGCGTTCAAGGACGTGCTGGGTTCAGGCATGCACCACCACCTCCAG AACAACGAGCTCCTCCGTGACATCTTTGGCCTGGGCCCTGTGCTGGTGCTGGATGCCACTGCCCTGAAAGCCTGCAAGATCTCACGCTTTGAGAAG CACCTGTACAATGCTGCTGCCTTCAAAGCCCGGACCAAGGCGCGCAGCCGTGTTCGGGACAAGAGGGCTGACGTACTGTGA
- the IFRD2 gene encoding interferon-related developmental regulator 2 isoform X3, translated as MPQPSEHHSGGRLRAKTRQGALESLRQALASRLLPDFLLDRSLTLADALEKCLKKGKGEEQALAAAVLGLLCVQLGPGPKGEEMFHSLQPLLISVLSDSTANPAARLHCASALGLGCYVAAADIQDLDSCLTCLEGVFSRSCGMSGSAAPVVPASLHGLLCAALQAWALLLTLCPSTHIIHILDRQLPRLPLLLSSDSVTLRMAAGETIALLFELARDLEEDFVYEDMEALCCALRGLATDSNKHRAKADRRRQRSTFRAVLHFVEGGEYEEETVRFGLEVLYVDSWARHRIYAAFKDVLGSGMHHHLQNNELLRDIFGLGPVLVLDATALKACKISRFEKHLYNAAAFKARTKARSRVRDKRADVL; from the exons ATGCCCCAGCCTTCTGAGCACCACAGCGGAGGACGGCTTCG TGCCAAGACCCGGCAAGGTGCTCTGGAGAGCCTGCGCCAGGCCCTGGCATCCCGCCTACTCCCGGACTTCCTGCTTGACCGCAGCCTAACACTAGCCGATGCCTTGGAAAAGTGCCTCAAAAAAG GGAAGGGCGAAGAACAGGCCCTGGCCGCTGCCGTGCTGGGCCTGCTCTGTGTGCAGCTGGGCCCTGGGCCCAAGGGCGAGGAGATGTTTCACAGCCTGCAGCCGCTGCTGATCTCCGTGCTCAGCGACAGCACAGCCAACCCTGCTGCCCGGCTCCAT TGTGCTTCTGCTCTGGGTTTGGGCTGCTATGTGGCTGCTGCTGATATCCAG GACCTGGACTCCTGCCTTACCTGCTTGGAAGGTGTTTTCAGCCGGTCCTGTGGCATGAGTGGCTCTGCAGCCCCGGTGGTCCCTGCCAGCCTGCATGGCCTGCTCTGTGCTGCCCTGCAGGCCTGGGCATTGCTACTCACCCTCTGTCCCAGCACCCACATCATTCACATCCTTGACAG ACAGCTGCCCCGGCTGCCTCTGCTCTTATCCAGTGACAGCGTGACCCTGCGGATGGCTGCCGGAGAGACCATTGCACTGCTCTTTGAGCTCGCCCGGGACCTTGAG GAGGACTTTGTGTACGAGGACATGGAGGCCCTCTGCTGTGCCCTGCGCGGCCTCGCCACTGACAGCAACAAGCACCGCGCCAAGGCTGACCGGCGGCGCCAGCGCTCAACCTTCCGTGCTGTGCTGCACTTCGTTGAG GGCGGCGAGTATGAGGAGGAGACAGTCCGCTTTGGGCTTGAGGTCCTCTATGTGGACAGCTGGGCTCGGCACCGGATCTATGCTGCGTTCAAGGACGTGCTGGGTTCAGGCATGCACCACCACCTCCAG AACAACGAGCTCCTCCGTGACATCTTTGGCCTGGGCCCTGTGCTGGTGCTGGATGCCACTGCCCTGAAAGCCTGCAAGATCTCACGCTTTGAGAAG CACCTGTACAATGCTGCTGCCTTCAAAGCCCGGACCAAGGCGCGCAGCCGTGTTCGGGACAAGAGGGCTGACGTACTGTGA